From one Luteolibacter sp. SL250 genomic stretch:
- a CDS encoding Mrp/NBP35 family ATP-binding protein, which translates to MTPDFIREALRQVRYPGFSRDIVSFGLVKDVKTEPGQVTVKIEIATRDPKVPEQIFRDTHAVLDQVPDIGAVKVDIDVKDAPAAAAGAGGSVGKSSIPGVKKIIAVASGKGGVGKSTVAANLAVALAATGAKVGLCDCDLYGPSVAQMFGTAERPMANEQDEIIPVEAHGLKLMSMGFLLEDRSPVIVRGPMATRYTQQFLRQVAWGELDYLVLDLPPGTGDIQLTIVQTVSVDGTLIVTTPQEVALIDARKAVTMFAKVNVPILGLVENMAWFEADDGKKYYLFGKEGGIREAAVMNVQVLGQIPIDIETRERGDSGAPVALVSPEQSKVSAAFHDVAAKIRAKVPV; encoded by the coding sequence ATGACTCCTGATTTCATCCGCGAAGCGCTCCGCCAGGTGCGCTACCCTGGTTTCTCCCGTGACATTGTTTCCTTCGGCCTGGTGAAGGACGTGAAAACCGAACCCGGCCAAGTGACGGTGAAGATCGAGATCGCCACCCGCGACCCGAAGGTGCCGGAACAGATCTTCCGGGATACACACGCCGTGCTGGACCAGGTGCCGGACATCGGTGCGGTGAAGGTGGACATCGACGTGAAGGATGCCCCCGCCGCGGCAGCCGGAGCGGGCGGCAGCGTGGGGAAATCCTCCATTCCCGGCGTGAAGAAAATCATCGCCGTGGCCTCCGGCAAAGGGGGCGTGGGGAAATCCACCGTCGCCGCGAACCTGGCCGTCGCCCTCGCCGCCACCGGTGCGAAGGTGGGTCTGTGCGACTGCGATCTCTACGGACCGTCCGTGGCCCAGATGTTCGGCACCGCCGAACGGCCGATGGCGAACGAGCAGGACGAGATCATCCCGGTGGAGGCCCACGGCCTGAAGCTGATGTCCATGGGCTTCCTACTGGAGGACCGCTCCCCCGTCATCGTCCGCGGTCCGATGGCGACCCGCTACACCCAGCAGTTCCTCCGCCAGGTGGCATGGGGAGAACTGGACTACCTGGTGCTGGACCTGCCACCCGGCACGGGCGACATCCAGCTCACCATCGTGCAGACCGTTTCCGTAGATGGCACGCTCATCGTGACCACGCCGCAGGAAGTCGCCCTCATCGACGCGCGCAAGGCGGTAACCATGTTCGCGAAAGTGAACGTGCCCATCCTCGGGCTGGTCGAGAACATGGCCTGGTTCGAGGCGGACGACGGGAAAAAGTATTACCTCTTCGGCAAGGAAGGCGGCATCCGCGAGGCCGCCGTCATGAACGTACAGGTGCTGGGCCAGATCCCGATCGACATCGAGACGCGCGAGCGCGGTGACTCCGGTGCGCCCGTGGCATTGGTGTCCCCGGAACAGAGCAAGGTCTCCGCCGCGTTCCATGACGTCGCGGCGAAGATCCGTGCGAAGGTGCCGGTGTAG
- a CDS encoding DUF1579 domain-containing protein, translating to MKIRTLALAIFAAFCGITTLSAQEMPEMPKPLKEHEWLKKFTGEWTTTSEMKMPTGETVKSTGTEKAEMLGGFWVISKGSGELMGMQMHYAMTLGYDPGKKKYVGTMIDSMMGKMWQYEGSLDESGKILTLETTGPCPMRGGVMTDFQDITEFKDDGVRTFTSRFKDEKGEWVTIFTGEAKKKP from the coding sequence ATGAAAATCAGGACTCTCGCACTCGCCATTTTCGCCGCATTCTGTGGCATCACCACCCTCTCCGCCCAGGAAATGCCGGAGATGCCCAAGCCGCTGAAGGAACATGAGTGGCTCAAGAAATTCACCGGGGAGTGGACCACCACTTCCGAAATGAAGATGCCCACCGGGGAGACGGTGAAGAGCACAGGAACGGAGAAAGCCGAGATGCTGGGCGGCTTCTGGGTCATCTCAAAAGGCTCCGGCGAGCTGATGGGCATGCAGATGCACTACGCCATGACGCTGGGCTATGACCCGGGGAAGAAAAAGTATGTCGGCACCATGATCGACTCCATGATGGGGAAGATGTGGCAGTATGAGGGCAGCCTGGATGAGTCCGGAAAGATCCTCACGCTGGAGACCACCGGCCCATGCCCCATGCGTGGCGGCGTGATGACCGACTTCCAGGACATCACGGAGTTCAAGGATGATGGCGTCCGCACCTTCACCAGCCGGTTCAAGGATGAGAAAGGGGAGTGGGTCACCATTTTCACCGGCGAGGCGAAGAAAAAGCCCTGA
- a CDS encoding thioredoxin family protein, translated as MDNNGHKVASRAEWLEARKELLAKEKEFTRQRDRLKEELRAMPWVKVEKDYVFDGPSGKVSLAELFGERSQLIVYHFMFDPSWEEGCTGCSFISDHVDGARLHFENRDVSYVAVSRAPLAKLEAFRERMGWKFPWVSSGNTDFNYDYDASCTEEQVAEGKATYNYAPTDEPGEHHGASVFVKDGDGTIYHTYSSYARGLEEALGGFIWMDITPKGRNEDGTMDWVRLHDRYDEGGKKSCCGH; from the coding sequence ATGGACAATAACGGACACAAGGTGGCCAGCCGCGCCGAATGGCTGGAAGCCCGGAAGGAACTCCTGGCGAAGGAAAAGGAATTCACCCGCCAGCGCGACCGGCTGAAGGAGGAGCTGCGCGCCATGCCGTGGGTGAAGGTGGAGAAGGACTATGTCTTCGATGGCCCCTCCGGAAAGGTTTCGCTGGCGGAGCTCTTCGGGGAGAGGTCACAGCTCATCGTCTATCACTTCATGTTCGATCCCTCCTGGGAGGAAGGCTGCACGGGCTGTTCCTTCATCAGCGACCATGTGGACGGAGCGAGGCTCCACTTCGAGAACCGCGACGTTTCCTACGTTGCGGTGTCCCGCGCGCCGCTGGCAAAACTGGAGGCGTTCAGGGAGCGGATGGGGTGGAAGTTTCCCTGGGTGTCATCCGGAAACACGGATTTCAACTACGACTACGACGCCTCCTGCACGGAGGAGCAGGTCGCGGAGGGAAAGGCCACCTACAACTACGCCCCGACGGATGAGCCGGGCGAGCACCACGGGGCCAGTGTTTTCGTGAAGGACGGGGACGGCACCATCTATCACACCTATTCCTCCTATGCCCGCGGGCTGGAGGAAGCGCTGGGCGGCTTCATCTGGATGGACATTACTCCAAAGGGGCGGAACGAGGACGGGACCATGGACTGGGTCCGTCTCCATGACCGCTATGATGAAGGCGGAAAAAAGAGCTGCTGCGGCCACTGA
- a CDS encoding PEP-CTERM sorting domain-containing protein (PEP-CTERM proteins occur, often in large numbers, in the proteomes of bacteria that also encode an exosortase, a predicted intramembrane cysteine proteinase. The presence of a PEP-CTERM domain at a protein's C-terminus predicts cleavage within the sorting domain, followed by covalent anchoring to some some component of the (usually Gram-negative) cell surface. Many PEP-CTERM proteins exhibit an unusual sequence composition that includes large numbers of potential glycosylation sites. Expression of one such protein has been shown restore the ability of a bacterium to form floc, a type of biofilm.) → MAIAAASALFGLSTIESQAASSATMVFTVDAGVVTHISITEPFGFLSRTSGEFRSAGLVLEDLYVGNTAEEFVEGSGSNPGLFSVSGSGVSFDGPMAVKFNMIGSPTDGDLAIVFSFTPDRLTLTSENFVEISGGFAVDPSAELSVPTAGWYSATLFEVNEGLGDPLTNTLSVNVIVNSVPEPGSSLLSLLGVSTLFLRRRR, encoded by the coding sequence GTGGCGATTGCAGCGGCATCCGCCCTTTTCGGGCTTTCCACCATTGAAAGCCAGGCCGCCAGCAGTGCCACCATGGTGTTCACCGTGGATGCCGGAGTGGTCACCCACATCAGCATCACCGAGCCTTTTGGATTCCTATCCAGAACGTCGGGTGAATTCCGGAGCGCCGGACTCGTCCTGGAGGATCTCTATGTGGGGAACACGGCTGAAGAGTTTGTGGAAGGATCGGGAAGCAACCCCGGATTGTTTTCCGTATCGGGCTCGGGTGTGAGCTTTGACGGGCCGATGGCGGTCAAATTCAACATGATAGGCTCCCCGACGGATGGCGATCTCGCGATCGTATTCTCTTTCACACCGGACCGCCTGACCCTTACCTCCGAAAACTTCGTGGAAATCTCTGGAGGATTCGCCGTGGATCCGTCCGCAGAGCTTTCCGTTCCTACGGCAGGATGGTATTCGGCCACGTTGTTTGAGGTGAACGAAGGGCTGGGTGATCCGCTGACCAATACCCTCTCGGTCAATGTCATCGTGAACTCCGTCCCTGAGCCGGGCAGCAGCCTGCTTTCCCTTCTGGGAGTGTCCACGCTGTTCCTCCGCCGCAGACGCTGA
- a CDS encoding YciI family protein, translating into MKHDHQNAYLLLFRGTDWHRGLSIDEVRDVMSRWEAWYGGVVEAGNMIAASPLENEGKLVSGKNKEVADGPFAESKETVGGFFMVNAASMEEAVELAKACPALPYGLTVEVRPAADVCPSSRVASAAHGTT; encoded by the coding sequence ATGAAACACGACCACCAGAACGCCTATCTGCTCCTGTTCCGCGGCACCGACTGGCATCGCGGCCTTTCCATCGATGAAGTCCGCGATGTCATGTCCCGCTGGGAGGCCTGGTATGGCGGTGTGGTGGAGGCGGGGAACATGATCGCAGCCAGCCCTTTGGAGAACGAGGGCAAGCTGGTGTCCGGAAAGAACAAGGAGGTGGCAGATGGCCCCTTCGCGGAGTCGAAGGAAACCGTCGGTGGCTTCTTCATGGTGAATGCAGCCTCGATGGAGGAGGCGGTGGAACTTGCGAAGGCATGCCCGGCCCTGCCCTACGGCCTGACCGTGGAGGTGAGACCCGCGGCGGATGTCTGCCCGTCTTCACGCGTTGCCAGCGCGGCGCATGGCACTACCTGA
- a CDS encoding pyridoxamine 5'-phosphate oxidase family protein: MDKTENLVSAEAVLKLRDLTTHCPTCMFGTDLTATPMHVCPMHTQQVDDAGSLWFFSGLDSEHVGHIRAGSQVQLIYSNPSKYEFLTVFGDAEIVDDPAKVEELWKPLVKAWFPEGKEDPNLTLIRVDPLKAHYWDTKDGKLVVLAKILVGTVTGKVEDGGVQGDLRV, translated from the coding sequence ATGGATAAAACCGAAAATCTCGTATCGGCGGAAGCGGTGTTGAAGCTCCGCGACCTGACCACCCACTGTCCGACCTGCATGTTCGGCACGGACCTCACCGCCACTCCCATGCATGTGTGCCCCATGCACACCCAGCAGGTGGACGATGCCGGCAGCCTCTGGTTTTTCAGCGGGCTGGACAGCGAGCACGTGGGCCACATCCGCGCCGGATCCCAGGTGCAACTCATCTACAGCAATCCCTCGAAATATGAATTCCTCACCGTCTTCGGCGATGCCGAGATCGTGGATGATCCCGCGAAGGTGGAGGAACTCTGGAAACCGCTGGTGAAGGCATGGTTCCCGGAAGGGAAGGAAGATCCGAATCTCACCCTGATCCGCGTCGATCCGCTGAAGGCCCACTACTGGGACACCAAGGACGGAAAACTCGTCGTCCTGGCGAAGATACTCGTCGGCACCGTGACCGGAAAGGTGGAGGACGGTGGCGTGCAGGGTGACCTGAGGGTCTAG
- the trpS gene encoding tryptophan--tRNA ligase — translation MRILTGLQPSGKLHVGNYFGAMEPAVRLQDEGETFYFIADYHAMTSTQNAEELRKNVRELAIDFLACGLDPERAVFFRQSAVPEVNELAWLLSTVSPMSLLEKCHSYKDKIANGIHPNHALFAYPVLMAADILLYDSNRVPVGKDQKQHLEVTRDLVGKFNEIYGEGILTLPEPIIREETGVILGLDGRKMSKSYGNTLPIFGEEKPTKKLIMRIVTDSTPVEEPKPTENSTILALYKLFASEADYATMIADHEKGGCGYGDLKKRLAEAYWDYFAPMRARREEIVADPGYVDSVLAKGAERARGEASRVLARVRSATGLR, via the coding sequence ATGAGAATTTTGACGGGACTGCAGCCGAGCGGAAAGCTCCATGTCGGGAATTATTTCGGCGCCATGGAGCCTGCGGTGCGTCTGCAGGATGAAGGGGAGACATTCTATTTCATCGCGGACTACCACGCGATGACCTCCACGCAGAATGCTGAGGAGTTGCGGAAGAACGTCCGGGAGCTGGCCATCGACTTCCTGGCCTGCGGGCTGGATCCGGAGCGCGCGGTGTTTTTCCGCCAGAGCGCGGTACCGGAGGTGAACGAGCTGGCCTGGCTGCTTTCCACCGTCTCGCCGATGAGTCTGCTGGAGAAATGCCACTCCTACAAAGACAAGATCGCCAATGGCATCCACCCGAACCACGCCCTCTTCGCCTACCCGGTGCTGATGGCGGCGGACATCCTTCTTTACGATTCCAACCGCGTGCCTGTCGGCAAAGACCAGAAGCAGCACCTGGAAGTCACCCGCGATCTCGTCGGCAAGTTCAATGAAATCTATGGTGAAGGCATCCTCACCCTGCCGGAGCCGATCATCCGGGAGGAAACGGGCGTCATCCTCGGCCTCGACGGGCGGAAGATGAGCAAGAGCTACGGCAACACGCTGCCGATCTTCGGCGAAGAGAAGCCGACCAAGAAGCTCATCATGCGCATCGTCACGGACTCGACCCCGGTCGAGGAGCCGAAGCCGACGGAAAACTCCACCATCCTCGCCCTCTACAAGCTGTTCGCCAGTGAGGCGGACTACGCCACCATGATCGCGGACCATGAGAAAGGCGGCTGCGGCTACGGCGACCTGAAGAAGCGGCTGGCGGAGGCGTATTGGGACTACTTCGCGCCGATGCGCGCGCGCCGTGAGGAGATCGTGGCCGATCCCGGATATGTCGATTCCGTGCTGGCGAAAGGTGCGGAGCGCGCCCGCGGGGAAGCCTCCAGGGTGCTCGCCCGTGTCCGCTCGGCCACCGGCTTGCGCTGA
- a CDS encoding DJ-1 family glyoxalase III, which yields MPKHVLCVITDGFEEIETITPVDLLRRAEVQVLIAGLRPGPVTGRSGIRLVPDVALEEVTPEAFDLLLIPGGPGVKELRADGRVAALAKEFHDGGKKIAAICAAPLVLHDAGLLDGRRFTSHSSTWEELPDAEDERVVEDGLLITSRGAGTALDFGFALVEYLAGEAAVDEVSEAIMA from the coding sequence ATGCCCAAACATGTCCTTTGCGTCATCACGGATGGTTTCGAGGAGATCGAGACCATCACGCCCGTGGATCTCCTGCGCCGCGCGGAGGTGCAGGTGCTCATCGCCGGCCTCCGGCCCGGTCCCGTCACCGGCCGCAGTGGCATCCGCCTGGTGCCGGATGTGGCGCTGGAGGAGGTGACGCCGGAGGCGTTCGACCTGCTGCTCATCCCCGGCGGTCCGGGGGTGAAGGAACTGCGCGCCGATGGCCGCGTGGCCGCGCTCGCAAAGGAGTTCCATGACGGCGGGAAAAAGATCGCCGCCATCTGTGCCGCGCCGCTGGTCCTTCATGATGCGGGCCTGCTGGATGGCCGCCGTTTCACCTCCCATTCCAGCACCTGGGAAGAACTGCCCGATGCCGAGGATGAGCGCGTGGTGGAGGACGGCCTGCTGATCACGTCCCGTGGAGCGGGCACCGCCCTGGACTTCGGCTTTGCCTTGGTCGAATACCTGGCCGGAGAGGCCGCGGTGGATGAAGTGTCCGAAGCCATCATGGCGTAG
- a CDS encoding LemA family protein codes for MMVLVITCGLVGFVVLLGLFVVAKYNGLVRARNFYRNAFSQIDVQLKRRHDLIPNLVETAKAYLSHERETLEAVIAARNSAESARSVAAADPSNAIAIKQLAGAEGSLGGTLGRLFALSEAYPDLKANQNMAQLTEELTSTENKISFARQSYNDSVMGYNNQREVFPTNIVAGMFNFGPAALFELSEAKEREPVKVQF; via the coding sequence ATGATGGTCCTTGTCATTACCTGCGGTTTGGTCGGCTTCGTCGTCCTGTTGGGACTGTTCGTCGTCGCGAAGTACAACGGCCTTGTCCGTGCCCGCAACTTCTACCGGAACGCGTTCTCCCAGATCGATGTCCAGTTGAAGCGCCGCCATGACCTCATCCCGAACCTGGTGGAAACGGCAAAGGCCTATCTCAGCCATGAGCGGGAAACGCTTGAGGCTGTCATCGCCGCGCGGAACTCCGCGGAGAGCGCGCGCTCCGTCGCCGCGGCGGATCCTTCGAATGCCATCGCCATCAAGCAGCTCGCCGGTGCGGAGGGCAGCCTGGGAGGCACGCTTGGTCGCCTGTTCGCCTTGTCCGAGGCATACCCCGACCTGAAGGCGAACCAAAACATGGCCCAGCTCACCGAGGAACTCACCTCCACGGAAAACAAGATCTCTTTCGCCCGGCAATCCTACAACGATTCCGTGATGGGCTATAACAACCAGCGCGAGGTGTTCCCGACGAACATCGTGGCGGGCATGTTCAACTTCGGTCCGGCAGCGTTGTTCGAGCTTTCCGAAGCGAAGGAAAGGGAACCGGTGAAGGTCCAGTTCTGA